The following nucleotide sequence is from Synchiropus splendidus isolate RoL2022-P1 chromosome 1, RoL_Sspl_1.0, whole genome shotgun sequence.
agagagaaggagagagagagggagagagaggagggagagagaggagggagagagagatggagggagagagagagaggagggagagagagagggggagaaagagagagggagacagggagagagagatggagagagagggagagagaggagggagagagagagggagagggagagatggagagagagagagagagggagacagggagagagagatggagagagagagaaaagggagagagagagggagagagaggagggggagagagagagagagggagagagaggagggagagagaggagggagagagagggagacagggagagagaaatggagagagagggagagagagagggagggagagagagagacatagagagggagagagggagggagagagagagagagggagggagagagagagagacatagagagggagaaagggagggagagagcgagagagggagggagagagagagaggagggagagagagagaggagggagagagagagagagagggagagagagagggagacagggagagagagatggagagagagggagagagagagggagggagagagagagagagagggagagagagagacatagagagggagagagggagggagagagagagagagacagagagagggagagacagagagagagagagggagagagagagagcgggagagagggagggagagagggagagagagagagagagggagagagagagagagagggagggggagggagagagagagagagagggagagagggagaccaCTGAGGGCCAAAATAAACAGGAACACGATGAAGGTAAGGATAAGATGGAGGTGAGTAGAACATGAATTCACAGAACAAGTGACTCCTCAGTGAAGGGAGGAGAGCTGTGACTAAGGTGACTGTGTATCTGGTTTAGCTGTGCTTGTGGGGACCCATTCTTGGAAACGTCAAGACatttttgccggaccccacaagatTAAGCTTCAGTTTAAGGGTGAGGACTTCAAATAACTGGGTTCTGGTTTGGTTgaggtgagccacgtgttttggagggttaggttcaggACAGAGAGACGTGTgtgtagaggaggaggaggaggaagaggaggagagaggatgaagaggaggaggtgtgatgatgaagaggaggaggaggtgtgatgatgaagaggaggaggtgtgatgaagaggaggaggtgtgatgatgaagaggaggaggaggtgtgatgatgaagaggaggaggtgtgatgatgaagaggaggaggaggtgtgatgatgaagaggaggaggtgtgatgatgaagaggaggaggaggtgtgatgaagaggaggaggcgtgatgaagaggaggagggatgatgaagaggaggaggaggtgtgatgatgaagaggaggaggtgtgatgatgaagaggaggaggaggtgtgatgatgaagaggaggaggtgtgatgatgaagaggaggaggcgtgatgatgaagaggaggtgtgatgatgaagaggaggaggtgtgatgatgaagaggaggaggaggtgtgatgatgaagaggaggaggtgtgatgatgaagaggaggaggaggtgtgatgatgaagaggaggaggaggtgtgatgatgaagaggaggaggaggtgtgatgaagaggaggaggcgtgatgaagaggaggagggatgatgaagaggaggaggaggtgtgatgatgaagaggaggaggtgtgatgatgaagaggaggaggaggtgtgatgatgaagaggaggaggtgtgatgatgaagaggaggaggaggtgtgatgatgaagaggaggaggtgtgatgatgaagaggaggaggcgtgatgatgaagaggaggtgtgatgatgaagaggaggaggcgtgatgatgaagaggaggtgtgatgatgaagaggaggaggtgtgatgatgaagaggaggaggaggtgtgatgatgaagaggaggaggtgtgatgatgaagaggaggaggcgtgatgatgaagaggaggaggcgtgatgatgaagaggaggaggcgtgatgatgaagaggaggaggtgtgatgatgaagaggaggaggtgtgatgatgaagaggaggaggtgtgatgaagaggaggaggtgtgatgatgaagaggaggaggtgtgatgatgaagaggagacgcGGACGGGACGCTGGGACTCACCTGCAGCTCGCACCAGGCCACCTCCACCGTGGTCTCGGTGTCTAGACCCTTGTAGACGGTTTTGAAGGACCCTCTTCCGATCTCGATGTCAAACTTGAGGAACCTTCCGTCAGGTGACGTCCCCACCGCTTTGGTCTCCACCTCCTCGTTGTCCTCCTGGACTCTCTTCTCCGCCTCGCGCTGCTCCGCCCGGGCCATTGCTGGCGGGCTCGCCGCGACAGCCTCCGCTGGGTCTCCAGACCCAGGCGGCGCCGTCCCATCGCTCCGGGGCCGTTCCACCGGCCCCACCTCAGCGCCTTCCACGCCGCTCTGGCAGACAGAGGCACCTGCTTCAGGCCGGCCCTGGGGTTCCGGTGCCAGAGCAGGACGGACAGTCAGGGGCGGGGACGCCAGGCTCACGGCACCTTTGCTCGGCAGGTCCAGCGCCGTCACGTTGGAGTCACAGATCACGCTGCGGCGGAAGAAGCGATGCTCGGCCGTCCTGGAGTCCCGGTCCAGCGTGTGGCGGCGCCGCCGGACCTCCTGCGGCTCCAGCTTCTCAGCCACCAGCGAGTCGGAGTTGGACAGGCTGGTCAGGTTCTTGTGAGGGGTGAGAGGTGAGGGACACGGCGGCGCAGCCAGGACGGGGCCAAGGAACCCGTCCTCCCTGTCGTGAGACATGATGACCACCGAAGCGAGAGGCGCCGCCGAGGCTGGAGGCTGTCGAGGGTTTCAGTGGGTCAGTGTCCGCGGGCCATCCTAAAGAGGACATCCGAGCTGCAGGGCCAGGTTCTggaaagaagatgaaatgttagGTTCCAGACGAGGAGCAGGTTCAGGCACGTTCCGGATCCAGTCACTGGCACAGTACGGACCCAGATCAAGTCAGGGGTCAGGTCTGGCGCTCGACCTTCGACCCCCACGCGCAAAAGCAGGGACTCTGCGAGGAGCAGCGAGGCAGAGGGGCCGCGGAGGGAGGTTCCGGAGTGGCGGCACTCAGACCTGGGAGCGCCGAGATCCAAGTGGGACACAGAATCAGTCTGGCAGTGGAGCAGAGTCTCGGGGGCGGGCCACAGACCCAAGGCTCACAGCCAGATGTGACTTGACCAGAGAGAGCCGTGAGCGAGCGAGGGCCTGGTCCCGCTTCAGACGCCCCTCACATTCTCTCGAGCTCTTGACAGAACACACGCCTGTGACCTCATCTTCGTCCCCAGGTGACGCCCATTAGCACGCTCACCTCAAATTTGGGAGCAGCTCGAAAGGTCAAGCGTCACCACGACATCACGAGCGCGCGCttatctccatggcaaccagcGAGACGGCCGCGCGCCGACACGAAGTGAGTCGAAGTTGTGTATAAGTTGACCTTTCACCTGTCACTCCTCCTCCGTGGCGGCAAAGTGCGTCACAAATCTCCACTGCAAGTCAAACGGAAGTTCCCAGCCGAATGTAGACAGACTTGTTCGGCCCCAGGTGCAGGAGAGGCGGGTGGGCGGGGAGCCTCGTCCGCCGACGGACGCCTGCCAAAGTCgcttcactcacactcacacagtcagcGGCGTGAAAATGGCGGCCACGAGTCGTGTTTCGGTCCAAGCCAGAGCCCACCCCCCCCGGTGCCGAGCGCGAGCAACAGCTGCCTGCTGCGGTGGGTCGGAACTTCTCTCCGGCGATGACTCGACAAGTAGGCGGCCGGACCTCCAGCGTCAGGTTCGCACGCATCCGCGCGGAAATCATGAGcacttttcaaaataagagccaCGTCAGCCCTTCTGGCGACGTTCGCGAACCACTCGTGGGTTTCTTTACGCTTAACGATGCGAAACGGAGCGAAGCGGTCCGACAGGAAAACCTCTTCGACACTCGCCGGGTCCGCTTTCTCCGCCACTCGCGTCTTCACGCgcatttattttgacagagaGATGGGAAGTCGAGCTTCACTCACCGGGTTACAAAGCTTTATAGTGGCGCTTCACCGTGTTGCGCTGAGCGTCAAACTTGGCAAACAAGAAAGGAGGAACGCCGCAACTGGCGCGCGACACGCAAACATTGATCACGTGGTCCTGACAGCGACTCTTTGTGCGCACGAGTCCGTGTTGGTTCTGTGTGGTACCAGACGGTCATTGTCGTCAGGGACAAAGAGGACCGCGGTGCCAGTCACGGGGCCACAGTGACGTCAGCGATGTGAGGCTGAGTGGCCTCTGAACTCATGACCTGCGGGTCAGTGGACGCGCTGCAGGTGTGCATCACTGTTGCCGCTCCCGCCCCCTCGCTGGCACAGGTACCACCCTTTGGTTCTCACCTGAACTGGGCTCGGCGCTGGGAAGCGAAGGCTCAGGTGTGTTCGGAGCTGCGGGCGCCAGGCCCAGCAGGAGGCTGACGTCTGTGGGCGGAGAGTGGCGGCGGTGAATGAGCCGCTTGTTGGAGCGGAGCGGAGACGAGGGAGCCGTCGTGCCACGCTCACTCTTCTCCACCTCTGCGCCCCAGACGGCAAGGACATGCTGAAGACTGAGCGAGCAGACCAGAGCCGGGAGTTGGACTTGGCCTCCATGAGATCCACCATGCCTGCCGGAGGgcccctgcaggtgagtctgcaGACCTCCTGGACACCCTCCCTGGTGGTGACAGGGTCTGGAGAGCCCTCTTCACACTGCGGCTCCACAGCTGAGGCTCTGCTGTGTCTTCTGAGAGGAGCCACGTCTGATGTCCATTAGAGTCCCGCTGTGAAACCAACCAGGGAGGTGAGAGCGTGCACTCGTGTGatcctgccttgtggggaccagtccttgacaagacactgatcttgtgaggacatagCTGGGTGATTCTCAGACCTGgtgcaggtgagccatgtgttgagggggagaggtcctcacaagggcagagagacacgtgtgtgtgtgtgtgtcctgaccCTGGCGTGGCCAATGTGCTTCCACGGTTGGAGTTGGACAGGCTGTTGTTGCGATCTCCACTCAGGGCTTCACATGTCTGAGGCGACACTGAGTTTCAGGTCAGTGATGACGCGTCCTGGGTGGAGAGAGGCTGACGTGGGCGTGGCCTCTTCCAGCCTTTTAtgagcaccacacacacacacacgtgtgtgtgcggTCATTGTTGGAATTCTTGTGGGGTCCCTTCAACCTTGGGGAATGTCCTTACCACAGTGCAAACTAGTCTGCctgtgaggtcagaggtcaaaggtcgcctGTGGTTTCCAGGCAGGGGCCGAGCTGAACATGAACCTGTACGCCACCAAGAAGACGGCGGCGGAGGGGATGTTGGACTTGGCTCTGTTCCTGGCCAACGTCACGCACATGAAGACGGTCATCGAGCAGGGAGCGGGCTACAGGTATGAGCCGACCCCCCGCCCCACCCCCCAGACTCTCACACTCTGCCGCCTCTCTCCTCGGCCGCAGGTACTACGCCGCCGTCCTGACTCTCATCTCCTTCTCACTGGTTCTTCAGATTATCGCCGGCGTCCTGATCGTCATCATCGGTGAGGTCTCGCGCCCTTGCTCGCGCTTGCTCAGCTAACGTCGCTAACGTCACTAGCACACTCACCTGGGCGCGCGCCGAATGTCTTGGCTGTGTAGCTCGCCGTGACATCACTGAGGAGGCGGAGCAGAAGCGTCTGGACTCTTTGAACAACAAGGTCACCGTGTtgatcttcctcatcttcatcaccaacaTCCTCATCTCCGTGTTGGGGATGGAGCGGACCGGACTGTTTGCCAGGATGCATTTCTGACTGAGCTCGCTCAGCCGCTCAGCCGCTCACCTgtggcctctctctctctctctctcacctcacctgcgtgtgtgtgtgcgtgtgcgcgcagCTCGCCTGGAGTCCTCCGGCCTCTCTTCTCACCGCCGCCTGCTTAACTTCCTCAACACATCCGTCACcgccatcatcttcctcaccttaACCACCAACATCATCAAGTCCTCTCTGGGGACTCAGCGCAGCTGCCTGTTGCGCTGGCTCTTCCAGCGCTTCCTCCTGTGACGGACCAACAGCGAGGCACGCGGGGAGCTGCAGGTGGCCGGAtgctcctcccactcctgcagCGGAGCCAGGCCGATCAGCCGACggtcatcctcttcctcatcctcactccttccctgtgtgtgcgcgtgcgtgtgtgtgtgtagcccgCAGGGACCTGAACGTCCCGTCAAACCAGAAGAGACTTGACTACTTGAACAACCTGGCGACGGGAATCATCTTCGTCACCACCGTCACCAACTTCTTCATCAGTTTCTTCGGAAACAAGAGGACCGGCTTCTTCCGCTGGCTGCTGGCCCGTCTGCACTTCTGACCCGAACCATCCaagacacatggctcacctgaccaggactctggaccagacccTCGCACTCAACTTGAACCCTGTCGCTCCTCACAAAGCTGACTCCAAGAGGGGGTCCTCGCAAGAGTAGATGATGCAGTCGCGCGC
It contains:
- the ninj2 gene encoding ninjurin-2 isoform X1; the protein is MLKTERADQSRELDLASMRSTMPAGGPLQAGAELNMNLYATKKTAAEGMLDLALFLANVTHMKTVIEQGAGYRYYAAVLTLISFSLVLQIIAGVLIVIIARLESSGLSSHRRLLNFLNTSVTAIIFLTLTTNIIKSSLGTQRSCLLRWLFQRFLL
- the ninj2 gene encoding ninjurin-2 isoform X2; amino-acid sequence: MLKTERADQSRELDLASMRSTMPAGGPLQAGAELNMNLYATKKTAAEGMLDLALFLANVTHMKTVIEQGAGYRYYAAVLTLISFSLVLQIIAGVLIVIIARRDLNVPSNQKRLDYLNNLATGIIFVTTVTNFFISFFGNKRTGFFRWLLARLHF
- the ninj2 gene encoding ninjurin-2 isoform X4, whose product is MLKTERADQSRELDLASMRSTMPAGGPLQAGAELNMNLYATKKTAAEGMLDLALFLANVTHMKTVIEQGAGYRYYAAVLTLISFSLVLQIIAGVLIVIIARRDITEEAEQKRLDSLNNKVTVLIFLIFITNILISVLGMERTGLFARMHF
- the ninj2 gene encoding ninjurin-2 isoform X3, translated to MLKTERADQSRELDLASMRSTMPAGGPLQAGAELNMNLYATKKTAAEGMLDLALFLANVTHMKTVIEQGAGYRYYAAVLTLISFSLVLQIIAGVLIVIIGRRDLNDATLQRRLDQLNNAATATVSVTCILSLCISTFGIQSSGYFPWLAVRVH